The nucleotide sequence tctttactagaaagttgggaaacatatgtggtgactatttgcaactccacgccagagggaactctaactatagatatggttaaagacagtttactaaatgaagatgctagaaggaaagaacagggtgaatcttcttctggggcatttgttactgaaaaacaagaaagacgtggaagaagtcatatagcagaaatccacatggttatagaggaagatccaagtctaaaagagatatcaaatgttttcactgtaacaggctaggtcacatgaagaaagagtgtaggttttggaagcgagaacagaatgaaatgaagaaaaatgagaaagagaccaatacagttgctactgaaggtgatatcactattgtctgtaatgaaggttgtgttagtcttgtagctcaggatagtaattgggtaattgactctggtactTCATTTCATGTTGCTTcttatggtgatttctttagatcttacattgctggtgattttggtaatgtcagaatggaaaatagtggtacatctaagattgtaggtattggagatatttgcttggagaccagtattgggagcaaattgatactcaaagatgtaaggcatgttccatatattcgtcttaacttgatgtctactggtagacttgatgatgaggactTTGcatactattttggtgaaagcaaatggaaactcactaaaggttctctgattgtggcaagaggaaagaaacttaactctttttatgtcatggaagctaagctactcaaaggagagattaatgcaattcaaaaaggtgaaagtatagatctttggcataagaggcttggacatatcagcgagaagggacttcaaactctcgctagaaagcaattcttaccagagttgcaaagtgcatctcttaaatcttgtgatcattgcttagttggaaaaatacatagagttgcattttatacatatccatcatctagaagatcatattattgatttagttcatactgatgtttgtactatacaaactagaactcttagaggtgctctctattttgttacttttattgatgaccattttagaaaagtgtgggcttttgctttgaaatctaaagaccaagtactcgatgttttcaaggagtttcatgtcagtgttgaaagagaaactggcaaaaaactaaagtgtattcgatcagataatggtggtgagtacatgggtccttttgagaattattgcaggtttcatggtattaggcttgagaaaacaattcctaaaactcctcaacagaatggtgtgacagaaaggatgaacaaaaccattgaagaaatgattaggtgtatgttttctcacgccaagttaccaaagtcattttggggggaggctatgagaactacagttgatatgataaatctttctccatcagttcctcttaaaagtgatgttccagagagagtatgaagaggaaaagatatatcttataatcacttaagagtctttgggtgtaaagcatttgttcatattcccaaatatGAGAggcccaagcttgatagtaaagcaaaagcatgtatcttcttgggatatggtcatgaagagtttgggtacagattatgggatccagtgaataaaAAGATTATTAGAAACAGAGATGTTATGTTCTTTGAAGactaattgtttgatgatggtgataatattaagAAGCTAGAAACctatgtttatattccttggagtttgggtccagttccttcacctgtaattCATGataatcatgggggagatgaacaagaagattgtggtgagaatactagtgatgatacacctacaattgatgatgctgaaccaactgaaccagcacctccaccaccagttgagattccattgagaagatcccctaaagagcgacaaccatctaccagatatcctccacgtgagtatgttatgcttactgacgggagagagccaaaaacttaccaagaagctattcgagaataagaatgagtgggttaaagccatgcaagaagagataagatccttgcttgagaatcacacctatgacttggtaaaattgcctaaaaagaagaaagctctcaagaaaaagtgggtttataaattgaagactgaaaataatagctcataacaaagatacaaggcatgactagttgtgaaaggattcagtcagaagaaaggtattgactttaaaaaaatactttctctagttgtgaaaatgtcctctatctgaGTTGTTCTTAGTTTAGCTAccagcttgaatttagaagtttgaGCAACTTGATATAAAAAcagtatttcttcatggtgacttagaagaagaaatttacatggagcaaccagaaggtttcaaagtcaatgaaaaagaaaatctggtgtgtaagcttaggaaaagcttatatggactcaaacaggcacctagacaatggtataagaagtttgattcctttatgatgagccaagggtatgatagaaccacaactgatcattatgtgtttatgaaaaaattttcagatgatgattttattattttactgctatatgttgatgatatgctgattgttggccatgatgttggaaaaattggaaagcttaaaagaaaactaagtcttttgccatgaaagacttgggatcggcgaaacaaatacttggcatgaagattcttcgtgataggaagaaaaagaagatttggctatctcaggagacttacactgAAAATGTTcttaaaagattcaacatgagtaaagccaaagtagtttattctccacttgtaggtcatttcaagcttagttcgaaacaatgtcctataagtgagaaagaaaaagaagaaatgtccagagtgccttactcatctgcaataggctgtttgatatatgctatgggtttatactaggctagatatagctcatgcagttggagttgtcaatcgatttctctcaaatcctgaaaAGGAACATTGAAcaacagtgaaatggatattaagaaatctaagaggtacttctaggttgtgtttatgttttgacagtgatgaacctgtgttagaaggttacacagatgcagacatggcaggtgatactgattccaggaagtctacttcggggttcttgatgacatttgcagggggagcagtctcttggcaatcaaagttatagaattatgttgctctatcaaccatagaagcagaatacatagcaattactgaagcctgcaaggaagtttatggatgaaaaagtttctacaggaattgagcttgaaacaggaaggatatactatttactgtgacagtcagagtgtcattcacctcttcaagaatttaatatatcattctagatccaagcatattaatgcgagatatcactagattcgtgatgtgcttgagttgaaagaattacagttgaaaaaagtgcataccaatgagaatggttcagatatgttgacaaagtctttgcctaaagagaagcttgaagcatgtaggcaaagagcgggcttggtacagcccatcatatgagctggagggggagaattgttgggtccagcccatatgtgggcttggacaattgagcctattgagcccaaatcactaattgaaggCAGAAAATAAGAGGAAGGGTTTGGTGTAGCGAGCATGTGTGCAATGAACGTGTGCGGCGACgtgtagagaaaagaggagagagaaagagagagagaaagtaagatttttgcttgacgatcggtggccaaatgttatcagttttggtccaaattttatacgaagaatccttgcagtaagctctacaatcctaacggtgttgatctatattttaccctctctgaggtactttcctgctatacccactttgtgagacctagaattctcttataaGAAGATTCAtcatatgtgatgaagatatgctattgatagtggaaatttgaggtggactacggtcccgtgatttttgatttttcacgttaaaagattcggtctcactatgtgattgattatttgttctattgtttatgctgtaatgtttacatttggatatcaagttggtattttgacgagaaactcattttgatacaaagaggaaaaagaatattttactttaataattttttttcccaATAGACATATCAAGCGTTCCAAAGTCGTCGAGACATCTGGGTGAGGCTGCTTAGCTGATCCGTACCTGCACCTTAATGGATCGATCAAGCTCCAGTTGATCGCTGATAATGGACTGCAACCAAGTTGGCCACACCACTTAACGGAGATCTTCCAAAATATACTTTTAATGGACTGCAACCAAGTTGGCCACACCACTCGGCCGATGGTGTCCACTATCCTCCTCTACATAGGAATAGAAATTAGGTAGAACCTTTTGCCATGTGTGACGAGGGTGGGAATGACGTGTAAAGAAAGAGTGCCTCTgttatttgtgtttttttttattcCCTCATTATATTTCGAGGACATATTAGGAAACATCAATCATATGATATTAATAACAGACCCAATGGGgtggttagagagagagagagagaagagagatgaTGGGACGGAAAAGGCAATTGTGGGACGAAGGCAGCACACGACACGAGGGGGATACATAATAGCCGGGCCTCTCGTGATTCACCCGACAGTTTAGAATCGATCGTCGTGGAGCAAAAACATTCCGGCAAAAgcatcatgatgatgatgatgatgatcgacCTTCTCTCGGTTGCTGTCGTTGCATAAAGAAAAGACGATGCCACCACCAACGAACCAACTGCACACACACCAAGAAGCAGACAAGCTCTGCAATTTATTCCACATTCCTATCCTGGACACACACCCATTTCCCCCCTTCATCAATCCATCCTTCTCCCTCCTAACCAACCATCACAACCATGTACTGCAGCAACCGCAGCCGACTATCTAATCTAAAGCTTCAGCAGTTTACCCTTTTCTTCGATTAGGATGCGATGCAGGTCCATTCTTACTCCGCTTCACCACGAAAAGTTGCAGGTTCTGACATGCATCCTCGTAGCATACCTCTTTCAGAATCTAGTCACCGTGAGCTGCTCACACGAGACTAACTACGTGAATGGATAGCCTTATGCTGTGTATTATTGGTGGTAACTGCTGGTGGTAACACGAGAGATGCATGGCCTACAACTCCATTAGGACGCTTCCAAAGGGAGCCCTGCGGGGAATGCCCTTCCTGCTCTTTGAGCTCCGGTAGCTCACGACGGCCGGCGGCGGGGTAGAGGGACTGAAGCTCTGCGTCACGTGGCTGGAGCTAGTGTGGGACTCCTCCGAGTCCGATGCCGCCGCCATTTCGTTCTTGTTCGTCGACTTCTTCTCGCCGCGGCCGTTGCGGGTGCCGGCGATCTGAACCAGCATTCCCACAAACGGTTGCTCGCAACATCCCGTGACCGAGTCGGAAAGACACGAAAACCAACGGAAATCGACGGAATCGATGAGGAAGCAGACCTTGCAGCCGAGGGAACAGAAGCGGAAAGAGTCGAGGAGTCTGCGCTCGCAGACACTGCAGGTGTTGGTGACGCCCTTGCAGGGCCTCAGCTGGGGACGCTCGTTGAGGAACACCACGCGGGCGCTGTTGATGATGTACGTCTGCACGCCGGTAATGTCCAACACCTTCTGGATCTCGGACACTCTGATCACGTCGTGGTAGGATGATCGACGTATCTGCACCGTCAACCAGAAGCGGTCATCTCATCGGAGGGATCGAAGCCGCCGCCTTTTATCCAACCAGAGGTCGGATCCGTGGCTGGAAGAAGCGTGGAAATCCCCAAAAGGTGCCACCTTTGTGGCGGGAAGGAACAGGGCAGCCGATCCCAACCATCGGAAGGCCGTATACATGGCGGGAGGGAGATGGAACCACTGGAGACGGACTAGAAAAGCTGGCGGTGGCAGGCGAGGCAGCGAAGAAGAGCGGAAGAGGGGG is from Musa acuminata AAA Group cultivar baxijiao chromosome BXJ3-8, Cavendish_Baxijiao_AAA, whole genome shotgun sequence and encodes:
- the LOC135644366 gene encoding uncharacterized protein LOC135644366 isoform X1, producing MGSTDKDAISLSLSLSLSLSLCLLSLNWPRRLLLTSLLSTSPFSLYLCCCSTTLFFGIRKTSRNTEKRKLLSFIMAIDQEPPFQDLNVKNRRAMGDGGPEDDSRWPRWLRPLLTTRFFCHCNLHGDSPKSECNRYCLDCTNGALCSHCLAYHCDHRTIQIRRSSYHDVIRVSEIQKVLDITGVQTYIINSARVVFLNERPQLRPCKGVTNTCSVCERRLLDSFRFCSLGCKVCFLIDSVDFRWFSCLSDSVTGCCEQPFVGMLVQIAGTRNGRGEKKSTNKNEMAAASDSEESHTSSSHVTQSFSPSTPPPAVVSYRSSKSRKGIPRRAPFGSVLMEL